The Akkermansia muciniphila genome contains a region encoding:
- a CDS encoding SprT-like domain-containing protein yields the protein MTIGNLQSGNRDSFRDIEIYARLKMDELGLHDWKFGWDRARRRLGVCRLLEKSISLSVHFVRANLEVPHEIRDTILHEIAHALAWTRHGERTHGARWKQICREIGAVPCAAAKPDAIRVTTYKYLLRLKTTGEVVGKYHRRPAFAKHLKRMALKGRPDTLGQLELIPSEKQDTSLS from the coding sequence ATGACCATCGGGAACCTCCAATCCGGCAACCGCGACAGCTTCCGGGACATTGAAATCTACGCCCGGCTGAAAATGGATGAACTGGGCCTCCATGACTGGAAATTCGGCTGGGACCGTGCCCGCAGGCGGCTGGGCGTATGCCGCCTTCTGGAAAAAAGCATCTCCCTCTCCGTCCACTTTGTCCGCGCCAATCTGGAAGTCCCCCATGAAATCCGTGACACCATCCTGCATGAGATAGCCCACGCCCTGGCATGGACCCGGCACGGAGAACGCACCCACGGCGCGCGGTGGAAACAAATATGCCGGGAAATAGGGGCCGTCCCGTGCGCTGCTGCCAAACCGGACGCCATCCGCGTCACCACGTACAAATACCTCCTGCGCTTGAAAACGACGGGAGAGGTTGTGGGAAAGTACCACCGCCGTCCCGCCTTCGCCAAACACCTCAAGCGCATGGCCCTGAAAGGCCGCCCCGACACGCTGGGGCAACTGGAATTGATTCCCAGCGAAAAACAGGATACGTCATTATCATAA
- a CDS encoding RHS repeat-associated core domain-containing protein — MDDELGLIYYNYRHLNPTDGRWINRDPIDEQGGANLYAFSGNAVINKLDLLGLKPALVDDYDNETKFLKEEVSKHILCCTK; from the coding sequence ATGGACGACGAGCTTGGCCTGATCTACTACAATTACCGCCACCTGAATCCTACAGACGGCAGATGGATTAACAGGGATCCTATTGATGAACAGGGGGGAGCAAATTTATATGCATTTTCAGGAAATGCTGTGATAAATAAATTAGACTTATTAGGATTAAAGCCTGCTTTGGTGGATGATTATGATAATGAAACAAAATTCTTGAAAGAAGAAGTATCTAAGCATATTTTATGCTGCACTAAGTAA
- a CDS encoding RHS repeat-associated core domain-containing protein, which yields MNNTFNIGAMDTVYPFIPMYPNGQPQGNFLVNGLTAPVLVPKRIASSPTRHEWFGYLKVMAPATWFLHLHARSSISLSIPAKELELATEAGSSTPLCRQLHFEQGYYWCHIVHQYQPSLGSEEEFCIALMCDKQGEPDLDYYLLAENTPAGKEGETVLTLVNLYQEVEEGDSSSSSAGGGDSFEFDPKPSSSSSSSSSSSSSSSFHSSSLVPETPTSSSSAPSSSSSSSSSSSSSSSSSSSSSSSSSSSSSSSSSSSSSLSSSSSEPEEGGCPCPCSCDCDEDIEQSDCSKNTSHFFGGYPEGADDCEGLLEVGTGDSGGGGGNNSPVPRTLAEPSSPWPITLRYKHPLEWTASCNPATGQISVKRPTGSSISFQSSDGHAGASVSGSSRKLNYKVQKLNADKSPCTGGSPAYLDMVQSNGRTLRFSAATGKVVSLVSASGVETTAEDYSRQMKVNRHPSTGAIESIWSKSQGLLQAVPEGSKLTLEWYAPCQVSKNARGFAGTGTPYKTAVYELSSDQGVQVMNITEQREGMPAFRTQRRTEGNKVTTIQGEGDERTVRTVEKNVLPGSKWERIETIQGINEEEPSSCTRTVKKYTDGGWLTISRTEGYKTSLARTTLYTYNDQFRVSLEIKPDGGYTRYEYDEQGRVILQATPWAGGGEKGTRTTYADLRFNDFRPATETKVVIAENGEETQLLKRTYTYEDSPQVSRTTVKETALGSDQVHTSVEETYGEMAEYPYARGRRKMSQGVNGVQTVYSYEAAAEYGAVHKEAETVQANGSIVPGQSTRNVEYIAENGTTTRKEQYVHTGEGWSLIASEDYEYDEEQRLIKTTKGNGRTSTTEWMCCGPLRETDEDGITTSYGYNTAKQLVETIRSATETTPETITSYSYDAAGRTIAVRRDVGPMTTTESTEYDDQGRVVSSTDILGRVTRKEYSDDGLTTTVTTPAGATLVTRTYYDGTTTLQGGTGQREMETRLELTEEGILTTTLSKGVVLSRSLENGFGQTVRQEQPNTLGSFIVTRNTYNDKGLLARSQTEDLAPTVTDYNELGQVVKQTVLLEELHPNDTTRNRISEHSSRYRLREDGVYQVQTSTAYNADGLPLTQATESLVSELSPVLESKSISLDVYGQESMQWTEYIAPTKRTQFSRIPTSNIVAESLIVDGFTVSQTDHSGICSIQRHSCTSTGVILEKTDGRGNTTIEETDLAGRPVKTTDPAGHVTTTSYSSCYDNPACITDALGGTTCYSYDIRGRKTAEYGTATQPACFAYDEADRMVSLTTFRADEGDITSDPSNRTDGDTTTWLYDPATGLELKKAYADGSCVSKTYDELNRLETLTKARGIVTSYIYAPLTGELVSISHSDQTIPWLYSYNHLGQVVSISDASGIREFSYDSYGRMIQDTSFGGVESCIQEQYDALGRSEGYRLMLGTRTVQHSHLDYDQQSGMIGMNLEGLASSFTWEYDPASGFINYLTYPNGMVRCNTYHSTLNLVTAIGYRKGADGELAAGHEYDYDALGRPIQRRDSWDVATPATLRDFTYNGRSELVEDRISRGGSFIYSYDNIGNRKTARELEEEVSYDANCLNQYAEIAGREEHFTPAYDADGNQTRIMTSTGIWEVSYDANDRPVIFTQEDGRTVITCSYDYQGRRFEKKATVNGAVSSHSWFLYRDYLQVAELDLTHPEPLLVKSYLWDPTEPTATRVLMMTCWQENGMKVKEHLYFMHDALKNVTSIFDGQQKQQARYEYAPFGSPITEEGGMARENKFRFSCEFSDDELGLVYYNYRHLNPATGRWINRDPIQEQSGWNLYSYIYNSPTISNDIIGLYTVSYEVNLGIIGAPFYARVQGEIQTDPYFKVSGEFYAAWQWTIPSVKKIDKLASKYLGVHVDAGLRVGGKAKISHDKCKKLSNIKVCVSVEAFAVAEHRRSGYRNKSTGQFNRQRFGANASGSGDLCLNLCNGDISLQANISWSAYINIGVLGFNKTISAGGNYSYPEKNLATASSLAILKKYCNS from the coding sequence ATGAACAACACTTTCAACATCGGTGCCATGGACACCGTCTACCCCTTCATTCCCATGTATCCCAACGGCCAGCCCCAGGGCAACTTCCTGGTCAACGGCCTCACCGCTCCCGTTCTCGTTCCCAAACGGATCGCTTCCTCCCCTACCCGCCACGAATGGTTCGGATACCTCAAGGTCATGGCTCCCGCCACCTGGTTTCTCCACCTTCACGCCCGCTCCTCCATTTCCCTTTCCATCCCCGCCAAGGAGCTGGAACTTGCCACGGAGGCCGGCTCTTCCACGCCTCTCTGCCGCCAGCTTCATTTCGAACAGGGCTATTACTGGTGCCACATCGTCCATCAATACCAGCCTTCCTTGGGGTCGGAAGAGGAGTTCTGCATTGCCTTAATGTGCGACAAGCAAGGAGAGCCCGACCTGGATTATTACCTGCTGGCGGAAAACACGCCTGCCGGCAAGGAAGGAGAAACCGTCCTGACGCTGGTCAACCTGTACCAGGAGGTGGAAGAAGGGGATTCGTCGAGCAGTTCGGCAGGGGGAGGAGATTCGTTTGAGTTTGATCCCAAGCCAAGCAGCAGTTCAAGCTCTTCCTCCTCGAGCAGTTCGTCTTCCAGTTTCCACAGCAGTTCCTTGGTGCCTGAGACTCCAACGTCCTCCAGCAGCGCTCCGTCTTCCAGCTCTTCCTCGAGCAGCTCCAGCAGTTCTTCTTCCAGCAGCTCGTCGTCGAGTTCCTCAAGTAGTTCCAGCTCCAGTTCCTCTTCCAGCAGTAGTTCCAGTTCCCTCTCTTCTTCCTCCAGCGAGCCGGAGGAAGGAGGTTGTCCATGCCCCTGTTCCTGTGATTGCGACGAAGACATCGAACAGTCCGATTGCAGCAAGAACACCTCCCATTTCTTCGGCGGCTATCCGGAAGGGGCTGACGACTGCGAAGGCTTACTGGAAGTAGGAACCGGAGACTCAGGAGGGGGAGGAGGAAATAATTCCCCCGTTCCCCGCACTCTTGCCGAACCTTCCTCCCCATGGCCCATCACTCTGCGCTACAAGCATCCCCTCGAATGGACCGCCTCCTGCAATCCCGCAACCGGACAGATCTCCGTTAAACGGCCCACGGGCAGTTCCATCTCCTTCCAGAGTTCTGACGGCCATGCCGGAGCCTCCGTCTCCGGAAGTTCGCGCAAGTTGAACTACAAGGTTCAGAAGCTGAATGCCGACAAGTCTCCCTGCACCGGCGGCTCTCCCGCCTATCTGGACATGGTCCAGAGCAATGGACGCACCCTGCGCTTCTCGGCAGCCACCGGAAAGGTCGTCTCCCTGGTCTCCGCCTCCGGCGTGGAAACCACGGCGGAAGATTATTCCCGGCAGATGAAGGTGAACCGCCATCCTTCCACGGGAGCTATCGAGAGCATTTGGTCCAAGTCCCAGGGTCTGCTGCAGGCGGTTCCGGAAGGCAGCAAGCTTACCCTGGAATGGTATGCTCCCTGCCAGGTGAGCAAGAATGCGCGCGGCTTTGCCGGCACGGGAACTCCCTACAAGACGGCCGTCTATGAACTGAGCTCCGACCAGGGCGTGCAGGTGATGAACATCACCGAGCAGAGGGAAGGAATGCCTGCCTTCCGGACGCAGCGAAGGACGGAAGGCAACAAGGTGACGACCATCCAGGGAGAGGGAGACGAGCGCACCGTGCGAACGGTAGAGAAAAACGTGCTGCCCGGTTCCAAGTGGGAGCGCATTGAAACTATTCAGGGCATCAACGAGGAAGAGCCTTCTTCCTGCACGCGTACAGTCAAGAAGTACACCGACGGGGGCTGGCTGACCATCAGCCGGACGGAGGGGTACAAGACCTCTCTGGCCAGGACCACCCTCTATACCTATAACGACCAGTTCCGGGTGTCCCTGGAGATCAAGCCCGACGGCGGTTACACGCGCTACGAGTACGACGAGCAGGGGCGGGTCATCTTGCAAGCCACTCCCTGGGCCGGAGGAGGTGAAAAGGGGACACGCACGACTTACGCCGACTTGCGCTTTAACGACTTCAGGCCAGCCACGGAAACTAAGGTGGTCATTGCCGAGAATGGAGAAGAAACCCAACTTCTCAAGCGCACTTACACGTATGAAGACAGTCCGCAGGTCAGCCGCACCACGGTGAAGGAAACCGCACTGGGCTCCGACCAGGTCCACACCAGTGTAGAGGAGACTTATGGAGAAATGGCGGAGTATCCCTACGCCCGGGGCAGGCGGAAGATGAGCCAGGGCGTCAATGGCGTTCAGACGGTCTATTCCTATGAAGCAGCCGCGGAATACGGGGCCGTCCACAAGGAGGCGGAGACCGTGCAGGCCAACGGAAGCATTGTTCCCGGACAAAGCACCCGAAACGTGGAATACATCGCTGAAAACGGCACCACCACTAGGAAAGAACAATACGTTCACACCGGAGAAGGCTGGTCGCTGATTGCCTCGGAGGACTACGAGTACGACGAGGAGCAAAGGCTCATCAAGACGACGAAGGGCAACGGGCGCACCAGCACGACGGAATGGATGTGTTGTGGCCCGTTGAGGGAAACCGACGAAGACGGCATCACCACCAGCTACGGCTACAACACGGCCAAGCAGCTGGTGGAAACCATCCGCTCGGCGACAGAAACCACACCAGAAACGATTACCTCCTACAGCTATGATGCTGCGGGAAGGACGATCGCCGTGCGGCGGGACGTGGGTCCCATGACGACGACGGAAAGCACGGAGTATGACGATCAGGGACGGGTCGTTTCCTCTACGGACATCCTGGGACGGGTCACCAGGAAGGAATACAGTGATGACGGACTCACCACCACCGTCACCACTCCTGCAGGGGCTACCCTGGTCACTCGAACCTACTACGACGGCACAACCACCTTACAAGGAGGAACGGGGCAAAGAGAGATGGAGACCCGGCTGGAACTAACCGAAGAAGGCATTCTGACCACGACCTTGTCCAAGGGAGTTGTGCTGTCGCGGTCTCTGGAAAACGGCTTTGGTCAAACCGTCCGGCAGGAACAGCCCAATACTCTGGGTAGCTTTATCGTTACCAGGAACACTTATAATGACAAAGGGCTACTCGCGCGTTCCCAGACGGAGGACCTTGCCCCTACCGTCACGGACTACAACGAACTGGGGCAAGTCGTAAAGCAAACTGTCCTGCTGGAGGAACTTCATCCCAATGACACTACCAGAAACAGGATATCGGAACACTCCTCCCGCTACCGGCTCCGAGAAGACGGCGTCTACCAGGTGCAGACTTCCACCGCCTACAATGCCGACGGTCTCCCCCTCACCCAGGCCACGGAGAGCCTGGTTTCCGAACTCAGTCCTGTATTGGAAAGCAAGTCGATTTCTCTAGACGTCTATGGTCAGGAAAGTATGCAGTGGACGGAGTACATTGCACCAACCAAGCGCACCCAGTTCAGCCGGATTCCCACTTCAAACATCGTAGCCGAGTCTCTTATTGTCGACGGCTTTACCGTAAGCCAGACCGACCACTCCGGAATCTGTTCCATCCAGCGGCATTCCTGCACCTCTACAGGGGTGATTCTGGAAAAAACCGATGGTCGCGGCAATACCACTATTGAAGAAACGGATCTTGCAGGACGCCCAGTTAAGACTACTGATCCTGCGGGCCATGTCACCACCACCAGCTACTCGTCCTGCTATGACAATCCTGCCTGCATCACCGACGCTTTGGGAGGAACAACCTGTTATTCCTATGACATCCGCGGCAGAAAGACGGCCGAGTACGGCACTGCCACCCAGCCGGCCTGCTTCGCCTACGACGAAGCCGATCGTATGGTCTCCCTGACTACCTTCCGGGCGGATGAGGGAGACATCACTTCCGATCCTTCCAACCGAACCGATGGAGACACCACCACCTGGCTCTACGATCCAGCCACCGGTCTGGAACTGAAAAAAGCCTATGCCGACGGTTCTTGTGTCTCCAAGACCTACGACGAGCTCAACCGTCTGGAGACATTGACCAAGGCTAGAGGGATCGTCACCAGCTATATCTACGCTCCATTGACCGGAGAACTTGTCTCCATTTCTCACAGTGATCAAACCATACCCTGGCTCTATTCTTATAACCATCTAGGTCAAGTGGTCTCTATCTCCGATGCCTCCGGCATCAGGGAATTTTCCTACGATTCCTATGGCCGCATGATCCAGGACACTTCCTTTGGAGGTGTGGAGAGCTGCATCCAGGAACAATACGATGCCTTGGGACGTTCTGAAGGCTACCGCCTGATGCTTGGAACCCGTACCGTGCAGCACTCCCATCTTGACTATGACCAGCAGAGTGGCATGATTGGGATGAATCTGGAAGGTTTAGCATCTTCCTTCACGTGGGAATACGATCCAGCCAGCGGCTTCATCAACTATCTCACCTACCCCAACGGCATGGTCCGCTGCAATACCTACCATTCCACACTGAACCTAGTAACTGCCATCGGTTACAGGAAGGGAGCGGACGGCGAATTGGCAGCCGGCCACGAATACGACTACGACGCTCTGGGGCGTCCCATTCAGCGACGGGACTCCTGGGATGTCGCCACTCCTGCCACGCTAAGAGATTTTACCTATAATGGCCGCAGCGAGCTGGTCGAAGACCGGATCAGCCGGGGAGGAAGCTTTATCTATTCCTACGACAACATCGGCAACCGCAAAACCGCCCGGGAACTGGAAGAAGAAGTATCCTACGATGCCAACTGTCTTAACCAGTACGCGGAGATTGCCGGGAGAGAAGAACATTTTACCCCCGCCTACGACGCCGACGGCAACCAGACCCGCATCATGACCTCAACGGGCATCTGGGAGGTGAGCTACGACGCCAACGACCGCCCCGTGATCTTCACTCAGGAAGACGGAAGAACCGTGATTACCTGCTCCTACGACTACCAGGGAAGGCGCTTCGAGAAGAAGGCCACCGTCAATGGGGCAGTATCCAGCCATTCTTGGTTCCTGTACCGGGACTATTTGCAGGTAGCCGAATTGGATTTGACGCATCCTGAACCCTTGCTGGTAAAGAGTTATTTGTGGGATCCAACGGAACCGACGGCAACGCGCGTCCTGATGATGACATGCTGGCAGGAAAACGGAATGAAAGTAAAAGAGCATCTCTACTTTATGCACGATGCCTTGAAGAACGTCACTTCCATCTTCGACGGTCAGCAGAAACAACAAGCACGCTACGAGTATGCTCCCTTCGGAAGTCCTATCACGGAAGAAGGGGGCATGGCCCGGGAGAACAAGTTCAGGTTTTCCTGCGAGTTCTCGGACGACGAACTGGGGCTTGTCTACTATAATTATCGGCACCTCAATCCCGCAACCGGCAGGTGGATTAACAGAGATCCCATTCAGGAACAGAGTGGATGGAATTTGTATTCTTATATCTATAATTCACCTACAATATCTAATGATATTATTGGATTATACACCGTCTCCTATGAAGTCAATCTAGGGATCATTGGTGCTCCATTTTATGCAAGAGTACAAGGAGAAATACAAACTGATCCCTACTTCAAAGTTTCAGGCGAATTTTATGCAGCTTGGCAGTGGACAATACCAAGCGTTAAAAAAATTGATAAACTTGCCTCCAAATATTTGGGTGTACATGTTGATGCAGGACTTAGGGTAGGAGGCAAAGCTAAAATTTCTCACGATAAATGTAAAAAATTATCTAATATTAAAGTATGTGTATCCGTAGAAGCCTTTGCTGTTGCAGAACACAGACGCAGCGGCTATAGAAATAAATCAACGGGACAGTTTAATCGACAACGTTTTGGTGCAAATGCTTCAGGCTCTGGAGATTTATGTCTTAATTTATGTAATGGTGATATTTCACTTCAGGCAAACATTTCATGGAGCGCCTATATCAATATAGGGGTCTTAGGATTCAATAAGACAATTTCCGCAGGAGGAAACTATAGTTATCCTGAAAAAAATCTTGCAACAGCTTCTTCATTGGCTATACTAAAAAAATACTGTAACTCATGA
- a CDS encoding DUF5069 domain-containing protein → MMAEDWNDTFYDLFREAVGRYHEGHRNVDGFFTDQEIIFLSSIGCRTRELFDFVELYARTGEPSPTTVLLIAAARRDFFLTIQHGQFYQGKPVIGYDLPGFGDELSGLPYLPRLIAKARAKLVGSMGDDVIYCCENDRRFLREHGNIHPADFLRVVWAAGDSDPKVYDYVRQCTLSSTAKPLDGE, encoded by the coding sequence ATGATGGCGGAAGACTGGAACGACACGTTTTACGACCTTTTCCGCGAGGCGGTGGGGCGCTACCATGAAGGCCACAGGAATGTGGACGGCTTCTTTACGGACCAGGAAATCATCTTCCTGTCCTCCATCGGTTGCCGAACGCGGGAACTGTTTGACTTTGTGGAACTCTATGCCCGCACGGGAGAACCTTCCCCCACCACGGTGCTGTTGATAGCCGCGGCGCGCAGGGACTTCTTCCTGACCATCCAGCATGGGCAATTTTACCAAGGCAAGCCCGTCATCGGGTATGACCTGCCGGGCTTCGGGGATGAACTCAGCGGCCTTCCGTACCTTCCGCGCCTGATTGCCAAGGCGCGGGCCAAGTTGGTCGGCTCCATGGGGGATGACGTCATCTACTGCTGTGAGAACGACCGCCGCTTCCTCCGGGAACACGGTAACATCCATCCCGCCGATTTCCTGCGGGTAGTATGGGCCGCGGGCGACAGTGACCCCAAGGTGTACGACTACGTGCGCCAGTGCACGCTGAGTTCCACGGCCAAGCCGCTCGATGGTGAATGA
- the atpC gene encoding ATP synthase F1 subunit epsilon — protein sequence MSMEFKVITPDEVAVAATVEYVYLPGSLGEMGVLEHHTALITSLEPGELRYKPLDGPEESMVVGTGFVQVNDDHVLMVTDLALNSSQIDEGSVERAIQEAQEVLKARSEMSREEQARFEANLTKQIMMLNFKRKHKSPGR from the coding sequence ATGAGCATGGAGTTCAAAGTCATTACCCCGGATGAAGTGGCCGTTGCCGCCACGGTGGAATACGTGTATCTGCCCGGCAGCCTCGGGGAGATGGGTGTGCTGGAACACCATACGGCCCTGATTACCTCCCTGGAACCGGGGGAACTCCGCTACAAGCCCCTGGACGGCCCGGAGGAAAGCATGGTGGTGGGAACGGGTTTTGTCCAGGTCAATGACGACCACGTCCTGATGGTGACGGACCTGGCCCTCAACTCCTCCCAGATTGATGAAGGCAGCGTGGAACGGGCCATTCAGGAAGCGCAGGAAGTGCTGAAGGCCCGCTCGGAAATGTCCCGCGAGGAACAGGCCCGGTTTGAGGCGAACCTGACCAAGCAGATCATGATGCTGAACTTCAAGCGCAAACACAAATCCCCCGGCAGATGA
- the atpD gene encoding F0F1 ATP synthase subunit beta produces the protein MNNTGTLVQIIGAVVDADFSRAETLPALLNALEVDYEVDGKRKTLVLEVQQHIGDGWVRAVAMSSTDGLRRGMPVRDMGHPIEVPVGQCVLGRIFNVLGDAVDERGALDCAGKKSIHRSAPPLEEQSTSTEVLETGIKVIDLICPFLKGGKIGAFGGAGVGKTVLIMELINNIAKARSGLSVFAGVGERTREGNDLYNEMIESGVINLEKPEESKVALVYGQMNEPPGARLRVALSALTMAEYFRDEEHKDVLLFIDNIFRFSQAGSEVSALLGRTPSAVGYQPNLAEEMADLQERITSTKHGSITSMQAVYVPADDLTDPAPATTFAHLDSTVVLERSLAAQGLFPAVEPLSSTSKALAPEIVGNEHYEVARGVQMVLQRYKDLQDMIAILGMDELSEEDKLIVSRARKIQRFLTQPFHVAEVFSSIPGAYVPVSETVRGFKEILEGKLDMVPEDAFFMRGGIDDVLKEAKDAK, from the coding sequence ATGAATAACACAGGCACTCTCGTTCAGATCATCGGCGCCGTGGTCGATGCGGATTTTTCCCGGGCTGAAACGCTTCCGGCCCTGCTCAATGCGCTGGAAGTGGACTATGAAGTTGACGGAAAGCGCAAAACCCTGGTGCTGGAAGTCCAGCAGCACATTGGTGACGGCTGGGTGCGCGCCGTGGCCATGAGCTCCACGGACGGCCTGCGCCGCGGCATGCCCGTGCGGGATATGGGGCACCCCATTGAAGTGCCGGTGGGGCAGTGCGTCTTGGGCCGCATCTTCAATGTGCTGGGTGACGCCGTGGACGAACGCGGCGCGCTTGACTGCGCCGGAAAAAAGAGCATCCACCGCAGCGCCCCCCCGCTGGAGGAACAATCCACCAGCACGGAAGTGCTTGAGACGGGCATCAAGGTGATCGACCTTATCTGCCCCTTCCTGAAAGGCGGCAAAATCGGCGCCTTCGGCGGTGCGGGGGTGGGCAAGACCGTGCTCATCATGGAACTCATCAACAACATTGCCAAGGCGCGCAGCGGCCTCTCCGTCTTTGCCGGGGTGGGGGAACGCACCCGTGAAGGGAACGACTTGTACAATGAAATGATAGAATCCGGCGTGATCAACCTGGAAAAACCGGAGGAATCCAAGGTGGCCCTGGTGTACGGCCAGATGAACGAGCCTCCCGGCGCCCGTCTGCGCGTGGCTTTGTCCGCCCTGACCATGGCGGAATACTTCCGCGACGAGGAGCACAAGGACGTCCTTCTCTTCATTGACAACATTTTCCGCTTCTCCCAGGCGGGGTCGGAAGTGTCCGCCCTGCTGGGCCGCACGCCGTCCGCCGTGGGCTACCAGCCGAACCTGGCGGAAGAAATGGCGGACCTTCAGGAACGCATCACTTCCACCAAGCACGGTTCCATCACCTCCATGCAGGCCGTCTACGTTCCTGCGGACGACCTGACGGACCCGGCCCCGGCTACCACCTTTGCCCACCTGGACTCCACGGTGGTGCTGGAACGTTCCCTGGCCGCCCAGGGCCTGTTCCCTGCGGTGGAGCCGTTGTCCTCCACCTCCAAGGCCCTGGCCCCGGAAATCGTGGGGAATGAGCACTATGAAGTGGCGCGCGGCGTGCAGATGGTGCTGCAGCGCTACAAGGACCTTCAGGACATGATTGCCATTCTGGGCATGGACGAGCTTTCGGAAGAAGACAAGCTCATCGTGAGCCGCGCCCGCAAGATCCAGCGCTTCCTGACGCAGCCTTTCCACGTGGCGGAAGTCTTCTCCAGCATTCCCGGCGCTTACGTGCCCGTCTCGGAAACCGTCCGCGGCTTCAAGGAAATCCTGGAAGGCAAGCTGGACATGGTTCCGGAAGACGCCTTCTTCATGCGCGGCGGCATAGATGACGTCCTCAAGGAGGCGAAGGATGCCAAATAA
- the atpG gene encoding ATP synthase F1 subunit gamma, translating to MGNLRDIRRRIKSVKNTSQITRAMQMVASAKMRRAQDQAVKGRPYIRALAEVLYHLQDEIDTSTSPLMQTHGGADLVLLVNTDRGLCGGLNANLIKMVREHAPENAHYVTIGRKLNAALAKWNERLEATWSLTDPLSLLELKPVFDFIVQKFKAEEYGRVFIAFSGFVNTMVQKPIFRQLLPIKAEPLMKMAKAGGAALDGENAHKQFLLEPSPSALLDTILPLYVFHGLVQIVLEARASEHSARMVAMKGATENAKNIIDDLTLDYNKARQTQITNELLEITTAMRAME from the coding sequence ATGGGCAACCTGAGAGACATCAGACGCCGGATCAAGTCCGTCAAAAACACGTCCCAGATCACCAGGGCGATGCAGATGGTGGCCTCCGCCAAGATGCGCCGTGCCCAGGACCAGGCCGTGAAGGGGCGCCCCTACATCCGCGCCCTGGCGGAAGTGCTCTACCACCTTCAGGATGAAATTGACACCAGCACCAGCCCGCTGATGCAGACCCACGGCGGCGCGGACCTGGTGCTGCTGGTGAATACGGACCGCGGCCTGTGCGGCGGCCTGAACGCCAACCTGATCAAAATGGTCAGGGAACACGCGCCGGAAAACGCCCACTACGTCACCATTGGCCGCAAGCTGAACGCCGCGCTGGCCAAATGGAATGAGCGGCTGGAAGCCACCTGGAGCCTGACGGACCCGCTCTCCTTGCTGGAATTGAAGCCGGTGTTCGACTTCATTGTGCAGAAATTCAAGGCGGAGGAATACGGGCGCGTCTTCATTGCCTTCTCCGGCTTTGTGAACACGATGGTGCAGAAACCCATCTTCCGCCAGCTCCTCCCCATTAAAGCGGAGCCGCTGATGAAAATGGCGAAAGCCGGAGGCGCGGCCCTGGACGGGGAAAACGCCCACAAGCAATTCCTGCTGGAACCCAGCCCCTCCGCCCTGTTGGATACCATCCTGCCCCTTTACGTCTTCCACGGCCTGGTCCAGATCGTGCTGGAAGCCCGCGCGTCCGAACACTCCGCCCGCATGGTGGCCATGAAGGGCGCCACGGAAAACGCCAAGAACATCATTGACGACCTCACCCTGGACTACAACAAGGCGCGCCAGACGCAGATCACCAATGAACTGCTGGAAATCACCACGGCCATGCGCGCCATGGAATAA